A stretch of Chitinophaga caeni DNA encodes these proteins:
- a CDS encoding MFS transporter, with translation MIKTGSIFREWLPGWAIKAGLIFCILPAMLLLGLYNSNSTYTASYLGIEPEDMQFTMSLTYGTLIATMLIEQRFARFFAARNYLIGINLLTIVVLFASAFVKNMTMFVVLRMIDGFIMALPGGVMIQLLFTRFPSKFGRVIVYSFFYCVLLCSPAIINFLVGFTLDQWDWRYMIYGAIGVQIIGLAIIILLFNNKRLERKLPLYQVDFAGYIILVALLVAGTYVLVYGEKRYWLNAWDIRLGITIFIIFSGLFITRQKTSKRPLFNLDILKSANLRSGLLLFIILYIGRATLNVCHATMVQVWHWEQLYLAKIQWINAAGSATGVIIAATLLIRKFPVKYIFAASFGIMAIYLYWFRFLFKLEVGIGEIALPYYLQGLSVGLIFTPLIMFILAQAPSHLAIFGSRAGASTRFWATSLGFCLIHNAQVFLQRSHYISLSRNITATNPLAEERLSTLTATFISKGYSSGAAGQLAYKQLDASIRTQSFLLGNMEIFTWLAIVFIIFMILILLNKHLQQTYNLFRNRVFGY, from the coding sequence ATGATAAAAACAGGTTCTATATTCAGGGAATGGCTGCCCGGATGGGCTATTAAAGCTGGTTTGATATTTTGCATTTTACCAGCCATGCTGCTGTTGGGTTTGTATAATTCCAACTCGACCTATACTGCCAGTTACCTCGGAATAGAACCGGAAGACATGCAATTTACGATGTCATTAACATACGGCACCTTGATAGCCACGATGTTGATCGAACAACGTTTTGCCAGGTTCTTTGCCGCCAGGAATTATTTAATCGGCATTAACTTATTAACGATCGTCGTATTATTTGCAAGCGCCTTCGTTAAAAACATGACAATGTTTGTTGTGCTAAGAATGATCGATGGGTTTATCATGGCATTACCAGGCGGCGTCATGATACAACTTTTATTTACCCGCTTCCCCTCTAAGTTTGGCCGCGTGATTGTTTATTCATTCTTCTATTGCGTGCTCTTATGCTCTCCCGCTATCATCAATTTCCTCGTAGGTTTTACTTTAGATCAATGGGACTGGAGGTACATGATTTACGGCGCGATCGGTGTTCAGATCATAGGTTTAGCCATCATTATCTTACTTTTTAACAATAAGCGATTAGAGCGGAAATTACCATTATACCAAGTTGATTTTGCCGGTTATATAATCCTGGTAGCGCTATTGGTAGCAGGCACGTATGTACTGGTTTACGGTGAAAAAAGATATTGGTTAAACGCCTGGGACATCCGCTTGGGAATTACCATATTTATTATTTTCAGCGGGTTATTCATCACCAGGCAAAAAACCAGTAAACGGCCCTTGTTTAACCTGGACATCTTGAAAAGCGCAAACCTGAGATCGGGCTTATTACTATTCATCATTTTATATATTGGCCGGGCAACCCTGAATGTTTGTCACGCTACGATGGTGCAGGTTTGGCATTGGGAACAACTTTACCTTGCCAAAATACAATGGATCAATGCCGCTGGCAGCGCCACGGGGGTCATCATCGCAGCTACCCTATTAATAAGAAAATTTCCCGTAAAATATATCTTTGCCGCTTCTTTCGGCATCATGGCTATATACCTTTATTGGTTCCGCTTCCTGTTCAAACTGGAAGTTGGCATCGGGGAAATCGCGTTGCCATACTACCTGCAAGGCCTTAGCGTGGGACTGATATTCACGCCCCTAATCATGTTTATATTGGCACAAGCGCCGTCTCACCTGGCAATTTTTGGTTCCCGGGCCGGGGCTTCGACACGCTTTTGGGCTACTTCCCTCGGTTTTTGCCTGATCCATAATGCGCAGGTTTTCTTACAACGCTCGCATTACATTTCCCTATCGCGTAATATTACGGCAACCAACCCCTTGGCAGAAGAGCGGCTCAGCACATTAACGGCTACATTCATTTCGAAGGGGTACAGTTCCGGCGCCGCGGGACAGTTGGCTTATAAACAGCTCGATGCTTCGATCCGTACACAAAGCTTCTTATTAGGCAACATGGAAATATTCACCTGGTTAGCCATAGTATT
- a CDS encoding AraC family transcriptional regulator has translation MLRAPDYLLEVDMNPTDVYCSHSRMQEIHLPTHKHLKGQFLYTEGGIVHLETEAKTYFIPARHFMWIPPGLNHSITANKSTVMLRNLYYPVSKQDQEFYRNIGIYPASDLLLEMLTYTKPWSGRHIDRSDPRDFTFIMAIKAILPDISKYSVPLALPYPKDERLLEVIRYMYRHIDDPLQLPALAKQFGFSERSLSRLFQQDVGMSFLQFFKIQRLLRALELLLDGKYAISEIAMMVGYSSLPTFSNTFNSILGVRPTEYVKLRGVRNNKDGTPKAR, from the coding sequence ATGTTGAGAGCGCCCGATTATTTGTTGGAAGTTGACATGAATCCTACCGATGTTTATTGCAGCCACAGCCGCATGCAGGAAATTCATTTACCTACCCATAAGCATCTGAAAGGCCAATTTTTGTATACTGAAGGAGGAATCGTTCACCTGGAAACGGAAGCGAAGACCTATTTTATCCCCGCCCGGCATTTTATGTGGATTCCGCCGGGATTAAACCATAGCATTACGGCAAATAAATCTACGGTCATGCTACGGAATCTTTATTATCCTGTTAGTAAACAAGACCAGGAATTTTACCGTAATATCGGCATTTATCCTGCGAGCGACCTGTTGCTGGAAATGCTTACATATACGAAGCCTTGGAGCGGGCGGCATATTGATAGAAGTGATCCCCGCGATTTTACTTTCATCATGGCTATCAAGGCCATCTTGCCCGATATTAGCAAATACAGTGTACCTTTAGCCTTGCCTTACCCTAAGGATGAACGCTTGTTGGAAGTGATTCGCTATATGTACCGGCATATCGATGACCCTTTGCAATTACCTGCCCTGGCGAAGCAATTCGGGTTTAGCGAGCGTTCGTTATCGCGGCTCTTCCAGCAGGATGTCGGGATGTCTTTCTTACAATTTTTTAAAATTCAAAGGTTGTTGAGGGCCTTGGAATTGCTTTTAGATGGGAAATATGCCATCAGCGAGATTGCCATGATGGTCGGATATTCAAGTTTGCCTACTTTTAGTAATACATTTAACAGCATCCTGGGTGTCAGGCCCACTGAATATGTAAAATTGAGGGGAGTACGTAATAATAAAGACGGTACACCGAAAGCTCGCTAA
- the mazG gene encoding nucleoside triphosphate pyrophosphohydrolase, whose product MKTENKALGYSFERLLTIMEDLREKCPWDRKQTIQSLRQLTIEELYELVDGITVEDWPGIKEELGDILLHIVFYAKIASEQSQFNIDDVINAVCDKLVARHPHIYGDVKLEDAEQVKQNWEKLKLKEGKKSVLSGVPKSLPALVKAMRLQEKAKQVGFEWEHTHQVWDKVQEELAELQSAVAQGDQDAMEDEFGDVMFALVNYSRFLGVDAENALERTNKKFISRFQKIEDMAREKGLSLSSLDLAAMDELWNEVKRREKAGEK is encoded by the coding sequence ATGAAAACAGAAAACAAAGCATTGGGATACTCGTTCGAAAGATTATTGACAATTATGGAAGATCTCAGGGAGAAATGTCCATGGGATCGTAAGCAGACGATACAGTCACTCCGGCAATTGACAATTGAGGAGCTATACGAATTGGTAGATGGGATAACGGTAGAGGATTGGCCGGGGATCAAGGAAGAGTTGGGGGACATCCTGTTACATATCGTTTTTTATGCCAAGATAGCTTCCGAACAATCACAATTTAATATAGATGATGTAATAAATGCCGTTTGTGATAAACTGGTGGCCCGCCACCCCCATATTTACGGTGATGTGAAATTGGAAGATGCGGAACAGGTAAAACAGAATTGGGAAAAGCTGAAACTGAAGGAAGGAAAGAAAAGTGTCCTTTCCGGCGTACCGAAATCATTGCCGGCGCTAGTGAAGGCAATGCGCTTGCAAGAAAAGGCCAAGCAGGTCGGCTTTGAATGGGAACATACGCACCAGGTTTGGGATAAAGTGCAGGAAGAACTGGCGGAGCTCCAATCCGCGGTTGCCCAAGGGGACCAGGATGCCATGGAAGATGAGTTTGGGGATGTAATGTTTGCATTGGTGAATTATTCCCGCTTTCTAGGGGTAGATGCCGAGAACGCATTGGAAAGAACCAATAAAAAATTCATTTCCCGCTTTCAAAAGATTGAAGATATGGCAAGGGAAAAGGGACTCAGCCTGTCTTCCCTTGATCTCGCCGCTATGGACGAACTTTGGAACGAGGTAAAGCGCCGTGAAAAGGCGGGCGAAAAATAG
- a CDS encoding TolC family protein: MGKSIFYINKIIYLFALCIIHSTVKAQAPVKHISVQEAISLSMDINKHIRNARLQTGIAKTKAGQLADEKVPEVGFHGNYMRLGNLVQYDRGLKDPVTYKTIHDKVDFTMEAKLPIYKGGKIQQMIKKGAQEVDLSVLKTAQTERQVRLQIHELYLDIYKLMEMQRLVEEHIKEEQTRLEQVKSLKNNGLVTKNEILRAQLQLSEQQMNLLSVKNDIEISLHQLQLWLELDENTAVTIDTPGLVKAAFSRASVNKNLQLSYGQQDDIKILKQEKSILETERKIIKGNILPTVDLVGSYGLNYPNYYFFPPDPNWYHLGMAGVDINFSITKLFTNKKKVKMAAQELSLQDLRIEIAKEQVSQQVHTAVTKYNEYIDKIDITEHAIRQATENYRIVKQKYLNQLALITDMIDADNELLAAQFNASSTRIETQKKWYELQYITGSL, translated from the coding sequence ATGGGCAAAAGCATATTTTATATTAACAAAATCATTTACTTGTTCGCGTTGTGCATCATACATTCTACTGTAAAAGCACAAGCGCCTGTAAAACATATTTCCGTGCAGGAAGCCATTTCATTAAGCATGGATATTAACAAACATATCCGTAATGCCCGGTTGCAAACCGGCATCGCTAAAACAAAGGCGGGGCAGCTTGCGGATGAAAAAGTACCGGAGGTCGGATTCCATGGCAACTACATGCGCCTGGGCAACCTGGTTCAATACGACCGGGGTTTAAAAGACCCGGTAACCTATAAAACGATCCATGATAAAGTTGATTTTACGATGGAAGCCAAACTTCCCATTTACAAGGGTGGCAAAATTCAACAGATGATCAAGAAAGGCGCCCAAGAAGTGGATTTATCCGTTCTGAAAACAGCGCAAACAGAAAGACAAGTACGCCTACAAATCCATGAACTATACTTGGACATTTATAAACTCATGGAAATGCAACGCTTGGTAGAAGAACATATCAAGGAAGAACAAACCCGGTTGGAACAGGTTAAATCATTGAAGAACAACGGCCTGGTTACGAAGAATGAAATATTGAGGGCACAACTTCAATTGTCTGAGCAGCAGATGAATTTACTATCGGTAAAAAATGATATTGAAATCAGTTTACACCAATTGCAACTTTGGCTGGAGCTGGATGAAAATACAGCCGTTACTATTGATACGCCGGGCTTGGTGAAAGCAGCTTTTAGCAGGGCATCCGTTAATAAAAATTTGCAGTTATCATACGGGCAACAAGATGATATCAAAATATTGAAACAGGAAAAAAGTATCCTGGAAACAGAAAGGAAGATCATTAAAGGTAATATATTACCCACCGTTGATCTCGTTGGTTCATACGGGTTAAATTACCCTAATTATTACTTCTTCCCACCCGATCCGAACTGGTACCATCTTGGTATGGCCGGGGTTGATATCAACTTTAGCATTACAAAATTATTTACCAATAAGAAAAAAGTAAAAATGGCAGCGCAAGAACTCAGCTTGCAGGATTTACGGATAGAAATTGCCAAGGAACAAGTTTCGCAACAAGTCCATACGGCGGTCACCAAGTACAATGAATATATTGACAAGATTGATATCACGGAGCATGCTATCCGGCAGGCGACAGAAAATTACAGGATCGTAAAACAAAAATATTTGAACCAACTGGCTTTAATTACCGATATGATCGATGCGGATAACGAATTACTCGCCGCGCAATTCAATGCTTCATCCACCAGGATCGAAACGCAGAAAAAATGGTATGAATTGCAATACATCACCGGTTCTCTTTAA
- a CDS encoding HlyD family secretion protein: MNNIKTSKNLLAKITNAIAVILASIIVLAGLVTGIWFYIYYRNHEQTNDAQVDQYITPVASRVNGYIKEIKFREHQFVHAGDTLVIIDDREYKAKLAMAEADLENAKMNIHVLQEGAAASASNIPVRKAQLEAAEAQAWKAGQDYKRFQNLLKDEAVTEQQFEQAKTAYVSAQAHLKEIENSITSTEIGSNEAASRIPTATALVKAREAAKNNAALYLSYTVITAPFDGYVGKRTIQPGQLLREGQTLVAMVSDEKWITANFKETQIQHLHEGQAVKIKVDAFGSHVFQGKIGSLSPASGAMFSLLPPDNATGNFVKIEQRIPVRIELAGQDSLQQYLRAGMNAVVTVKDKE, translated from the coding sequence ATGAACAATATAAAAACATCGAAAAATTTACTTGCAAAGATCACGAACGCTATTGCTGTGATCCTAGCAAGTATTATAGTGCTTGCCGGTTTAGTAACAGGTATATGGTTTTATATCTATTACCGTAACCATGAACAAACAAATGATGCACAGGTAGATCAATATATCACACCGGTTGCCAGTAGGGTAAATGGTTATATCAAGGAAATAAAGTTCCGGGAACACCAGTTTGTTCACGCCGGCGATACACTGGTTATTATCGACGACCGAGAATATAAAGCAAAACTAGCCATGGCGGAGGCCGACCTTGAAAATGCCAAGATGAACATCCACGTATTGCAGGAAGGCGCTGCCGCTTCAGCCAGTAACATCCCCGTGCGAAAAGCACAATTGGAAGCAGCCGAAGCACAAGCCTGGAAAGCCGGGCAAGATTATAAACGTTTTCAAAATTTATTGAAGGACGAAGCTGTAACGGAGCAACAATTCGAACAAGCTAAAACAGCATACGTATCGGCGCAAGCGCATTTAAAGGAAATTGAAAACAGTATTACCAGCACGGAAATCGGCAGCAACGAAGCCGCCTCGCGCATTCCCACGGCAACCGCCTTGGTCAAAGCGCGGGAAGCAGCCAAAAACAATGCCGCACTCTACCTTTCTTATACGGTGATCACCGCTCCTTTCGATGGTTACGTGGGTAAACGTACCATTCAACCCGGCCAACTGCTGCGTGAAGGACAAACCTTGGTTGCGATGGTAAGTGACGAAAAATGGATCACCGCCAATTTCAAAGAAACACAAATTCAACATTTACACGAGGGACAAGCCGTTAAAATCAAGGTGGATGCTTTCGGATCCCATGTATTCCAAGGGAAGATCGGCAGTTTATCACCGGCGAGCGGCGCTATGTTTTCGTTATTACCACCCGACAATGCTACCGGTAATTTCGTAAAAATCGAACAACGGATCCCCGTCAGGATTGAGCTGGCAGGACAAGATAGCCTACAACAATATTTAAGGGCGGGAATGAATGCCGTGGTAACAGTAAAAGATAAGGAGTAA